A single genomic interval of Pseudomonas sp. FeN3W harbors:
- a CDS encoding permease — protein MSSQLQDALGMFAFLAIELSVLFIGISLLVGVLQRHIPPSKVEALLTSSGKRGYFLAAGLGAITPFCSCSTIPMLKGLIRARAGFGPMMVFLFSSPLLNPIVVGLLVATFGWTLTAIYVLAALVVAVGAGWLLHTLGFERYVRRTATQESSGCSSSASPCSATSTASSCGTNSCDTTPKTASCGADRKTTVSTSSECCDSQPTVTVKKEGKYSGVWREAWSDFIDVLPYLLIGIAIGSVIYGFMPTDLLEQYAGPDNPFAIPVAAVIGVPLYIRAEAVIPLAAALMAKGVGAGTVLALIIGSAGASLTELILLRSLFTLKLLAAFLAVIFAMAMIAGYATYLFF, from the coding sequence ATGTCATCTCAACTCCAAGACGCTCTAGGCATGTTCGCCTTTCTCGCTATCGAGCTATCGGTTTTATTCATTGGCATTAGCTTGCTGGTCGGAGTTCTTCAACGTCACATCCCACCATCCAAGGTGGAAGCGTTACTGACTTCCAGTGGGAAGCGAGGCTATTTTCTTGCTGCTGGTTTAGGAGCTATAACGCCCTTCTGTAGTTGCTCGACTATCCCCATGTTGAAAGGGTTGATTCGGGCACGGGCCGGTTTTGGGCCGATGATGGTGTTTCTTTTCTCATCTCCGTTGCTGAATCCTATCGTCGTCGGCCTGCTGGTTGCCACGTTTGGATGGACACTTACTGCTATCTATGTGCTCGCCGCTTTGGTGGTCGCGGTAGGTGCCGGATGGCTGCTTCACACGCTTGGCTTCGAGCGTTATGTGCGCCGGACGGCGACACAAGAGAGCAGTGGATGTAGTTCATCAGCAAGCCCGTGCAGTGCTACATCGACCGCATCGAGTTGCGGCACCAACAGCTGCGACACCACTCCGAAGACGGCTTCTTGCGGGGCTGATAGGAAGACAACAGTCTCTACGTCTAGCGAATGCTGTGACAGTCAACCCACTGTCACGGTTAAGAAAGAAGGGAAGTACAGTGGTGTGTGGCGGGAAGCTTGGTCGGACTTTATCGATGTGTTGCCTTACCTGCTCATCGGTATTGCGATTGGCAGCGTGATCTATGGTTTCATGCCCACTGACTTATTGGAGCAGTATGCAGGCCCAGATAATCCCTTTGCCATTCCAGTTGCCGCTGTCATCGGCGTGCCGTTGTATATTCGCGCTGAAGCCGTCATACCTCTGGCAGCGGCTCTGATGGCCAAAGGCGTGGGTGCCGGGACGGTGCTAGCGTTGATCATCGGCAGTGCCGGAGCCAGCCTGACTGAGCTCATTCTGTTGCGCTCTTTGTTCACGCTGAAGCTTTTAGCGGCGTTTTTAGCAGTCATTTTTGCTATGGCGATGATTGCCGGTTACGCCACCTACCTGTTTTTCTGA
- a CDS encoding helix-turn-helix domain-containing protein, with protein MDHEKVAASLAELGNSHRLSVFRFLVKAGHDGASVGDIQKGLGIPASTLSHHLARMAKVGLIWQEKHSRTIVCIPEYGHLENLIGFLQEECCAGVRIAHEPEPL; from the coding sequence ATGGATCACGAAAAGGTTGCAGCCAGCTTAGCTGAGCTAGGGAATAGTCACCGACTGTCCGTGTTCCGCTTTCTGGTCAAAGCTGGCCATGATGGGGCTTCGGTCGGAGATATCCAGAAGGGGCTGGGTATTCCTGCTTCGACGCTATCACATCACCTTGCGCGCATGGCCAAGGTAGGGCTGATCTGGCAGGAGAAACATAGCCGCACGATTGTCTGTATACCCGAGTATGGGCACCTAGAGAATTTGATCGGTTTCTTACAAGAGGAATGTTGTGCAGGTGTTCGGATTGCGCATGAACCAGAACCGCTTTGA
- a CDS encoding LysR family transcriptional regulator, with protein MNIYNFDLNLLRVLDALLRERNVSRAAERLSLSQPAVSNALNRLRELLDDPLLVRAGRVMQPTPRALALEAPIRHALQQIEHSLIAGEAFDPSRSHQRFRIAVTDYVELICMPALMRRLAERAPGIQLAIQHLTPTLPVEALDNGEIDLVLGRFLDVPSRFHVRHWASETLQVAVRREHPLLTAGLDLDAFLRLRHLWVHGGQTRGMVDQWLEAQGRPREVVYTTPNYLQAAHIVASSDLAAVLPTQLARYFATLLPLQLFDLPFDLGSFALDIVSVAQRQNDSALQWLIEQIAAVAPS; from the coding sequence GTGAATATCTACAACTTCGACCTCAACCTGCTTCGCGTGCTGGACGCCCTGCTGCGCGAACGCAATGTCTCGCGTGCCGCCGAGCGGTTGTCCCTCAGCCAGCCGGCCGTCAGCAACGCGCTCAACCGCCTGCGCGAACTGCTCGACGATCCGCTACTGGTGCGTGCCGGCCGTGTCATGCAGCCGACGCCAAGGGCGCTGGCACTGGAAGCGCCGATCCGTCATGCGCTGCAGCAGATCGAACACAGCCTGATCGCCGGCGAGGCCTTCGATCCGTCGCGCAGCCATCAGCGTTTTCGCATCGCCGTCACCGACTATGTCGAGCTCATCTGCATGCCGGCGCTGATGCGGCGTCTGGCCGAACGTGCACCTGGCATACAGCTGGCGATCCAGCATCTGACGCCGACGCTGCCGGTCGAAGCGCTGGACAACGGCGAGATCGACCTGGTGCTCGGACGCTTTCTCGACGTGCCCTCGCGCTTTCATGTCCGCCATTGGGCCAGCGAAACCCTGCAGGTGGCGGTGCGCCGCGAACACCCGCTACTCACGGCAGGACTGGATCTGGACGCCTTTTTACGCCTGCGCCACCTGTGGGTGCACGGCGGCCAGACCCGAGGCATGGTCGACCAGTGGCTGGAGGCCCAGGGGCGCCCGCGTGAAGTCGTCTACACCACACCGAACTACCTGCAAGCCGCCCATATCGTTGCCAGCAGCGACCTCGCCGCCGTATTGCCGACACAACTGGCGCGCTATTTCGCCACCCTGCTGCCGCTGCAATTGTTCGATCTGCCGTTCGACCTGGGCAGCTTCGCGCTGGATATCGTCAGCGTCGCCCAGCGGCAGAACGACTCGGCGCTGCAATGGCTGATCGAACAGATCGCTGCCGTGGCACCTAGCTGA